From a region of the Mycobacterium intracellulare ATCC 13950 genome:
- a CDS encoding cupin domain-containing protein, whose protein sequence is MRGGPSIKHLDDVPAEEMLRYEFADGRTASIWEKWIELSPRYFAFWNKWDPGAISSQHGHTGDHSNFILAGEIRCGDVVARAGTHIMLEWGDVFGPWEAGPQGCELYGFIAGEGQPFGGDTAAYEALLEARGARSVPLPMPKNLPPWIRAKLGASFTSSITNWVAST, encoded by the coding sequence ATGAGAGGCGGACCGTCGATCAAGCATCTCGACGACGTACCGGCTGAGGAGATGCTGCGTTATGAGTTCGCAGATGGCCGTACGGCGTCGATATGGGAGAAGTGGATTGAGCTGTCTCCCCGGTACTTCGCGTTCTGGAACAAGTGGGACCCGGGGGCCATCTCCTCGCAGCACGGTCACACCGGCGATCACAGCAATTTCATCCTGGCCGGCGAGATCCGCTGCGGCGACGTGGTCGCCCGCGCAGGCACGCACATCATGCTTGAGTGGGGGGACGTATTCGGACCTTGGGAGGCCGGCCCGCAGGGGTGTGAACTGTATGGGTTCATCGCCGGTGAGGGACAACCGTTCGGCGGCGATACCGCCGCGTACGAGGCACTGCTCGAGGCGCGTGGCGCCCGGTCGGTACCGTTACCGATGCCAAAAAATCTACCGCCGTGGATACGTGCCAAACTGGGTGCCTCATTCACCTCATCGATTACCAACTGGGTGGCGTCGACCTGA
- a CDS encoding SDR family oxidoreductase, whose protein sequence is MISRRLAGKVALVTGAARGRGRSHALRLAREGADIMLVDLCDNIPSCDYPLATSEDLDRTACMIEKLDRRAAVYRCDVCDRTEMEIAVDTAVRQLGALDVVVASAAIAPTRAEAPIAAFIDTFDVDFLGVVNTFSAAMPRLSEGASLIASGPSSSAQGPLHDRPQGPGGAAYELAQSMVSQYVQMLAKQLAPLGIRVNTASGSENGYDSGYAGRLYRPVMLDVDRVGAASLSTMSWPVTTWADTDASAAVAFLAADESRAITGRHVTVDAGSSLN, encoded by the coding sequence ATGATCAGCAGACGTCTGGCAGGCAAGGTGGCGCTCGTGACCGGTGCAGCCAGAGGACGGGGTCGAAGCCACGCGCTACGTTTGGCCCGCGAAGGCGCAGACATCATGTTGGTAGATCTGTGTGACAACATCCCTTCGTGTGACTATCCGCTCGCCACTAGCGAAGACCTCGACCGCACCGCTTGCATGATCGAGAAGCTCGACCGACGAGCGGCGGTGTACCGCTGCGATGTCTGCGATCGAACCGAAATGGAGATCGCAGTCGACACCGCGGTACGGCAACTCGGCGCGCTCGACGTCGTCGTCGCGAGCGCCGCCATCGCCCCAACTCGGGCGGAAGCCCCGATCGCGGCCTTCATCGATACGTTCGACGTCGACTTTCTCGGCGTGGTAAACACTTTCAGCGCCGCGATGCCACGATTGAGCGAAGGCGCGTCCCTTATCGCTTCTGGTCCCTCATCGTCGGCGCAAGGACCTCTCCACGATCGGCCGCAGGGACCCGGCGGGGCGGCGTATGAACTCGCGCAGTCGATGGTTTCGCAGTATGTGCAGATGCTAGCTAAACAGCTTGCGCCACTTGGTATTCGGGTGAATACCGCCAGCGGTTCGGAGAACGGCTACGACTCTGGCTACGCCGGACGGCTGTATCGGCCCGTCATGCTCGACGTTGATCGCGTTGGCGCGGCGTCGCTTTCCACCATGTCATGGCCTGTTACGACCTGGGCTGACACGGATGCGTCCGCCGCGGTGGCATTCTTGGCGGCGGACGAATCGCGAGCGATAACCGGCCGGCACGTGACGGTTGATGCCGGCTCGTCCCTCAACTAA